One window of Athalia rosae chromosome 2, iyAthRosa1.1, whole genome shotgun sequence genomic DNA carries:
- the LOC105689313 gene encoding knirps-related protein-like — MNQQCKVCGEPAAGFHFGAFTCEGCKSFFGRSYNNLSSISECKNGGECVINKKNRTACKACRLRKCLLVGMSKSGSRYGRRSNWFKIHCLLQEQQQQQQQQQQQQQHQQSQQSHQQQNQRSPASMSGHHLGQRKDEILMLGLDDYKNSTSPSISSPESHNSDSSVDVSERRNAMSHLHPGFRPLHAHHAAAAAELSALSKEMLGLPLGFPLGGMPLIPPGFLPPHGIPMFPTPYHLYGAHSPQGTPHPHSLIGGHCVPPGVLQHSGIIGIHGVGGSHNNNNNNNNNSHSNNNNNSNNNNNNNNNNNNNDNRFAHKHNGSIGARVSPDDIANNLQASELAYTKRFYLEAVLKSQRTPPPARSPEEESIKTNSDNDDIETYSPRRCSVSPNLDGAVTPPPPQDNPIDLSMKNLSSSGDLETVGRLGTPESSRSRGEDIDMDDVSDEESPPAAKRRPAPIDLTCTKA; from the exons atgaacCAGCAATGCAAGGTTTGCGGCGAACCCGCGGCAGGTTTTCATTTCGGAGCTTTCACCTGCGAGGGTTGTAAG tCATTTTTCGGGCGTTCCTACAATAACTTGAGCAGTATATCGGAGTGTAAGAATGGCGGCGAGTGTGTGATAAACAAGAAGAATCGAACTGCTTGCAAAGCTTGTCGTTTGAGAAAATGTTTGCTGGTTGGAATGTCGAAATCTGGTTCCCGATACGGTCGTCGTTCCAACTGGTTCAAGATCCACTGTCTTCTACAagaacagcagcaacagcagcaacaacaacagcaacaacagcaacaccAACAGTCCCAACAATCCCATCAACAACAAAACCAAAGGAGTCCCGCGTCCATGAGTGGTCATCATCTGGGCCAGCGAAAGGATGAAATACTGATGTTGGGATTGgacgattataaaaattcaacatccCCGAGCATAAGTTCACCGGAGTCGCACAACAGCGATAGTTCCGTTGACGTATCCGAAAGGCGAAACGCCATGAGCCATTTGCATCCAGGTTTTCGACCACTCCACGCTCACCACGCTGCTGCAGCTGCTGAATTGTCAGCATTGAGTAAAGAAATGCTCGGACTCCCGCTCGGTTTCCCTTTGGGAGGAATGCCGCTTATTCCTCCGGGATTTTTACCACCTCACGGTATCCCCATGTTCCCTACACCCTATCATTTGTACGGTGCTCATTCTCCTCAAGGTACACCTCATCCCCATTCTCTTATCGGTGGACATTGCGTACCTCCGGGTGTTTTACAACACTCGGGTATTATAGGAATTCACGGAGTGGGGGGTAGtcataacaacaataacaacaacaacaacaatagtcatagcaataacaataacaatagcaataacaataacaacaacaacaacaacaacaataacaacgacaacagATTCGCGCACAAACACAACGGTTCGATCGGTGCTCGTGTTTCTCCCGATGACATCGCTAACAATCTGCAGGCTTCGGAATTGGCTTACACCAAAAGATTTTATTTAGAAGCTGTGCTGAAAAGTCAGAGAACTCCACCGCCGGCTCGATCGCCTGAAGAAGAATCGATCAAAACGAACTCTGATAACGATGATATTGAGACGTATTCCCCGAGAAGGTGCAGTGTTAGTCCAAATTTAGATGGAGCGGTTACTCCACCACCTCCTCAAGACAACCCCATCGATCTCTCGATGAAAAACTTATCGAGTTCAGGAGATTTGGAAACGGTAGGGCGACTGGGTACACCCGAGTCATCGCGGAGCAGGGGGGAAGATATCGACATGGACGATGTTAGCGACGAAGAAAGTCCTCCCGCGGCTAAACGGAGACCCGCACCGATAGATTTGACCTGCACAAAGGCTTAG
- the LOC105689318 gene encoding probable small nuclear ribonucleoprotein E → MSYKGPPKVQKVMVQPINLIFRYLQNRSRVQVWLFENINLRIEGHIVGFDEYMNLVLDDAEEYHVKTKNRKQLGRIMLKGDNITLIQNTNPGAN, encoded by the coding sequence atgtcGTACAAAGGACCACCTAAAGTACAGAAGGTGATGGTGCAGCCCATAAACCTTATATTTCGGTACCTTCAGAATAGATCGAGGGTGCAAGTTTGGCTCTTTGAGAACATTAACCTAAGAATTGAGGGTCACATTGTCGGTTTTGACGAGTATATGAATCTGGTCCTCGACGACGCTGAGGAGTATCACGtcaaaacgaaaaacagaaaacaactGGGAAGGATCATGCTCAAAGGAGACAATATCACGCTCATCCAGAACACGAATCCAGGGGCAAATTAA